A genomic window from Chaetodon auriga isolate fChaAug3 chromosome 13, fChaAug3.hap1, whole genome shotgun sequence includes:
- the LOC143330595 gene encoding protein FAM171B-like: protein MRLFICLLSALIGCENGKAAGEFSPTGHPLHINDGNFSKRDHMNREPFQQQQQALHPSSGSVFDLKVQVNDVLSRQQLSQAVVEVYINYTRTSTALTGEDGGVLLRLPYQTGTPITIVANKDGYICTLLPYKTNRMPIFSSVTMSLLALNQGNIWLFEDSVLITGKPSDASSQPVVQFPKSLLNLTDGSNVTSVKAYLTVPTLLSEEGSFLNTLGIMSRKSGYVSVELSPVAAVSVQLFSGDMELHVSGPIQISLSIPDSCGLRTSDVVPAWFFNQTTGGWMRKGLGVVASVEGKLMWTFTAPHLGYWIAAPVSSPRGFFGLAVPIDFILQHSSLLMVILGGMLFITICFLVGLLFYRRRSPGETKTKTMLPAMRKDKTTSTSDDEVFEVSSGDSTHPQDGLNQSFRERGDHRHNASVISMQSGDVIANPNAVAIAVGCNELEFSPDLSDLTEQIRAPSSLSENFFFYNQPVAILHAPAFFHVDEQPEQPQRSKSATLPRAGGAANGAATEPMSKDSFTQTLSKGPSATQNQAEETEDQLGVLEGSQIRTPNNTSRGNISLPESVSVPRTLNKIAGSRHSVHALAELSKIPSLQPPRAWFVSLEGKPAAEIHYSVTEQQRRRRPVESRETSLDSGVDMSEVNQASGRRAVTLERNATFVKSTSSSKHGPPQ, encoded by the exons GTTCTGTCTTTGACCTAAAGGTCCAGGTCAACGACGTCCTGAGCCGTCAGCAGCTGAGCCAGGCGGTGGTGGAGGTCTACATCAACTACACCAGGACCAGCACAGCTCTTACTGGGGAGGATGGTGGTGTTTTGCTTCGTCTACCGTACCAAACTGGGACGCCTATCACAATTGTTGCCAACAAGGACGGCTACATTTGCACACTGCTGCCTTATAAAACCAACAGAATGCCGA TATTTTCATCCGTGACCATGTCACTACTTGCTCTGAATCAAGGCAACATCTGGCTCTTTGAGGATTCAGTCCTGATCACTGGCAAACCATCAG ATGCTTCATCGCAGCCTGTTGTCCAGTTTCCCAAGAGCCTGTTGAACCTGACAGATGGCAGTAATGTCACCTCTGTTAAAGCCTACCTGACCGTTCCCACACTGCTGTCAGAGGAGGGCAGCTTTCTCAACACTCTGGGCATCATGAGCAGGAAATCAG GTTACGTCAGTGTGGAGTTGAGTCCGGTGGCGGCTGTCAGCGTGCAGCTTTTCTCAGGTGACATGGAGCTACATGTGAGCGGACCCATACAGATCAGCCTCAGCATCCCCGACAGCTGTGGACTTCGGACCTCTGATGTTGTTCCAGCTTGGTTCTTTAACCAGACTACTG GCGGGTGGATGAGGAAAGGACTGGGGGTGGTGGCGTCAGTCGAAGGAAAACTCATGTGGACGTTCACAGCTCCTCACCTCGGTTACTGGATAGCAGCACCTGTGTCATCCCCCAGAG GATTCTTTGGACTCGCCGTCCCCATTGACTTCATCTTGCAGCATTCTTCTTTGCTGATGGTCATCCTCGGAGGAATGCTTTTTATTACTATCTGTTTCCTGGTTGGGTTATTGTTTTATCGCAG ACGTTCGCCCggtgaaaccaaaacaaagacgaTGCTACCAGCgatgagaaaagacaaaaccacCTCCACGTCTGACGATGAAGTCTTTGAAGTCTCTTCAGGGGATTCCACTCATCCACAGGATGGACTGAACCAGTCAttcagagagaggggggatCACCGGCACAATGCCTCTGTTATTTCTATGCAGAGTGGCGACGTAATAGCGAACCCCAATGCTGTGGCCATCGCAGTGGGCTGTAACGAACTGGAGTTCAGCCCTGACCTGAGTGATCTGACAGAGCAGATCAGAGCTCCATCCTCTCTGTCAGAGAATTTCTTTTTCTACAACCAGCCTGTTGCCATTCTTCACGCGCCAGCATTCTTCCATGTGGACGAGCAGCCGGAACAGCCCCAGCGGAGCAAGTCGGCCACGCTGCCCCGAGCTGGCGGGGCAGCAAACGGCGCCGCCACCGAGCCGATGAGTAAAGACAGCTTCACCCAGACGCTGTCTAAAGGTCCCTCTGCCACCCAGAACCAGGCAGAAGAAACCGAGGACCAGCTTGGAGTTTTAGAGGGCTCTCAGATAAGAACCCCCAACAACACCTCCAGGGGTAACATCAGCCTCCCGGAGTCAGTTTCCGTCCCACGAACATTAAACAAAATCGCTGGCAGCAGACACTCTGTGCATGCTTTGGCAGAACTCTCTAAAATCCCCTCACTTCAGCCTCCCCGGGCCTGGTTTGTGTCACTGGAGGGTAAACCTGCGGCCGAGATCCATTACTCTGTgacggagcagcagaggagacgaAGGCCGGTGGAGAGTCGAGAAACCAGCTTAGACTCAGGAGTGGATATGAGCGAAGTGAACCAGGCGTCTGGACGGAGGGCAGTAACTCTGGAGCGCAATGCGACGTTTGTCAAAAGCACATCCAGCAGTAAACATGGTCCTCCACAGTAA